Proteins found in one Mucilaginibacter gracilis genomic segment:
- a CDS encoding pepsin/retropepsin-like aspartic protease family protein, which produces MKKIYTYQQLFLLFLLVSVSVFTSCKKKNNDPAPATPIATLGLYEYASGVNKRIFIVVSKVGTKDTTFVGAFDTGSTGMTMDAHGLIPDAMITSSGITFTGDSVVTNGITIKGRQLIMAYGDNISSTKEYGYLAYAAIKLGDSRGQITTKRIPFFLYYKIVDQTGYVYQAHSSDVFGVGPGTSYASTLIASPLSYFDIPSGVTNGFKLATLTSGGFNSTGTYMAGLLTIGLIPSDLTSSGFIMHPLTYSSSGGYSANISATITYSGKTIDGQILFDTGTPSVTVIEDKTASAIGNLPANTLVSIKTNMGFTYSYYTASTANLTEIQNPNNTGDYRTIFSLDFFISNEYLTDYTNHQIGLKNN; this is translated from the coding sequence ATGAAAAAAATATATACTTATCAGCAGTTGTTTTTGCTTTTTTTGCTGGTTTCGGTATCTGTATTTACATCTTGTAAAAAAAAGAATAACGACCCTGCACCCGCTACACCAATAGCTACTCTTGGTCTTTATGAGTATGCAAGCGGGGTTAATAAAAGGATATTTATTGTGGTATCAAAGGTGGGTACTAAAGATACTACTTTTGTTGGTGCATTTGATACGGGATCTACCGGCATGACGATGGATGCTCATGGCCTGATACCCGATGCCATGATAACCAGCTCGGGCATAACCTTTACCGGCGATTCGGTAGTTACCAACGGCATTACCATTAAAGGCCGGCAACTAATAATGGCCTATGGCGATAACATAAGCTCCACTAAAGAGTATGGTTACCTGGCATATGCAGCCATAAAACTCGGCGATTCGCGGGGGCAGATTACAACCAAGCGTATACCGTTTTTTTTATACTACAAAATTGTTGACCAAACAGGCTACGTATATCAGGCGCACTCGAGCGATGTTTTTGGCGTGGGCCCGGGCACCAGTTATGCAAGCACTTTAATAGCTAGTCCGCTAAGTTATTTTGATATACCCAGTGGTGTAACCAACGGCTTTAAGCTGGCCACGCTTACCAGCGGTGGCTTTAATTCAACGGGTACTTACATGGCCGGTTTATTAACTATCGGCCTCATCCCGTCCGATCTTACTTCATCCGGTTTTATTATGCACCCGCTTACTTATTCAAGTTCGGGCGGGTACTCGGCAAATATATCGGCAACTATCACGTACAGCGGCAAAACTATCGACGGACAAATACTGTTTGATACCGGTACGCCATCAGTTACAGTTATTGAAGATAAAACCGCTTCCGCAATTGGCAATTTGCCTGCAAACACATTGGTATCAATAAAAACGAATATGGGTTTTACCTATTCGTACTACACAGCAAGTACCGCCAATTTAACCGAAATACAAAACCCCAATAATACCGGCGATTACCGTACTATTTTTAGCCTCGACTTTTTTATCAGCAACGAATATTTAACCGATTACACCAACCACCAGATAGGTTTAAAAAATAATTGA
- a CDS encoding XrtN system VIT domain-containing protein codes for MKKLKSLLPPDGVSTTGLVLVIFSAIIFASTARLEHRSISGVFFINYLLSVVYLLTVFIRTFSLHGWKLSHGKLEHTVLLLILWFISAFALNREMAVFYNSVNWLCIWLFISSVTLLFVALYKPLSGIFKYVVFCLLGAALLLFTYYTIFLLPLYIISFIGIIAIGISLHTFVPLLLTTVTAIIVIRAAKQDAKVIYAVLSGFLLPVMLCAIFLIKWNTANKQINLILNQSTLNGTKLPAWVLVSQRIKKSSLTERMLKAGLVYHAANPDGNLFWSGMPSHSFDQPKEHDPFVVIATLLFKKPNLDEEERIKILKSMYDARHHAQERLWSGDELETVSVISNVKLFPEYRMAYTEKTLSIRNNSVSTWSKQEAIYTFHLSEGSVVSSLSLWINGTEQKSRLTTKAKADSAYHQIVGVESHDPSVIHWQEGNTVSVRIFPVTSTDNRKFKIGISSPLKKTGNRLVYENPYFEGPAADGALETMQLSFSEQPKNLLIPTEFEKSSTDVYRANRDYEPDWEVSFSAPALANAVFAFADTAYQVKQYSEQLETFDPTAIYIDLNNAWSKEELKQILDEVKTKPVYVFQDKLIKLNADNLNEIYQLMADQNFTLFPVQEIANADKALLISKSNETAPNLNDLDGSEFASGLTHYLKHKQSIRFYNIGDKTSPYLKALKELRVLNYTSGTETNLLALLNKHQFVKNQENDSLVVLNGAQLAIQKTKGAPTLNAPDHLLRLFAYNDIMKKVGTSYFSGSYIQPDIINEAQKAYVVSPVSSLIVLETKKDYERFGIDESKNSLKNASMQSSGSVPEPREWLIVIVALVVICWLTYKPKIGEQNNLIC; via the coding sequence ATGAAAAAATTAAAATCTCTCCTTCCGCCAGACGGCGTATCAACAACCGGGCTGGTACTGGTCATTTTTTCGGCAATTATATTTGCCTCTACCGCACGGCTTGAGCATCGCTCAATTTCGGGTGTTTTTTTTATCAATTACCTGCTATCGGTTGTCTATCTGCTCACCGTATTTATCCGCACCTTTTCGCTGCACGGGTGGAAACTATCCCACGGAAAACTGGAGCACACCGTACTTTTGTTAATACTTTGGTTTATAAGCGCATTTGCCTTAAACCGGGAGATGGCTGTATTTTACAATTCGGTTAACTGGTTATGCATATGGCTTTTTATTTCGAGCGTAACATTATTGTTTGTTGCACTTTATAAACCACTCTCGGGTATTTTTAAATACGTGGTTTTTTGCCTGTTGGGTGCTGCATTATTGTTATTTACCTATTACACCATTTTTTTACTGCCACTTTATATCATCAGTTTTATAGGTATAATTGCCATAGGTATTTCACTACATACGTTTGTACCATTGCTGCTAACTACAGTTACGGCAATTATTGTGATAAGAGCCGCAAAGCAGGATGCCAAGGTAATATATGCCGTGCTATCGGGCTTTTTACTACCTGTTATGTTGTGCGCTATCTTCTTAATTAAATGGAATACAGCCAACAAACAAATAAACCTTATACTTAACCAGAGCACTTTAAATGGCACTAAATTGCCGGCCTGGGTGCTGGTTAGCCAACGTATCAAAAAATCGTCATTAACGGAGCGTATGCTTAAAGCTGGCCTGGTTTACCATGCCGCCAACCCGGATGGCAACCTATTTTGGAGCGGTATGCCTTCGCACTCCTTCGACCAACCCAAAGAGCATGATCCGTTTGTGGTAATAGCAACATTATTGTTTAAAAAACCAAATCTGGACGAGGAGGAACGCATCAAGATACTAAAATCAATGTACGATGCCCGCCACCATGCACAAGAACGCTTATGGAGCGGAGACGAACTGGAAACTGTTAGTGTTATCAGCAACGTTAAACTTTTCCCCGAATACCGGATGGCGTATACCGAAAAAACCCTATCCATCCGTAATAATTCGGTATCAACCTGGAGCAAGCAGGAGGCCATTTACACGTTCCATCTTTCAGAAGGCTCAGTTGTTTCGTCACTTTCGTTGTGGATAAACGGCACCGAACAAAAATCAAGATTAACCACTAAGGCTAAGGCCGATTCGGCTTACCACCAGATTGTTGGAGTTGAATCGCACGACCCGTCAGTTATCCACTGGCAAGAAGGTAATACGGTAAGCGTAAGGATATTCCCCGTTACCTCTACCGACAACCGAAAGTTTAAAATAGGCATTAGCAGTCCGCTGAAAAAAACCGGCAACCGACTTGTTTATGAGAACCCGTATTTTGAGGGCCCAGCAGCCGATGGTGCTTTGGAAACGATGCAACTATCATTTTCGGAGCAACCAAAAAATTTATTAATACCTACCGAATTTGAAAAAAGCAGCACTGATGTTTACCGCGCCAACAGAGATTATGAGCCCGACTGGGAAGTATCTTTTAGCGCGCCTGCACTTGCTAATGCCGTTTTTGCTTTTGCCGATACCGCCTACCAGGTTAAACAATACAGTGAACAGTTGGAAACTTTTGACCCAACCGCCATTTACATTGACCTTAACAATGCCTGGAGCAAAGAAGAGCTAAAACAGATTTTAGATGAAGTTAAAACCAAGCCGGTTTACGTATTTCAGGATAAACTAATAAAGCTTAATGCCGATAACCTAAACGAGATTTACCAGTTGATGGCCGATCAGAATTTTACGTTGTTCCCTGTTCAGGAAATTGCGAATGCAGATAAGGCTTTGCTCATCTCTAAAAGTAACGAAACGGCACCTAATTTAAACGATTTAGATGGCAGCGAGTTTGCAAGTGGCTTAACTCATTATTTAAAGCACAAACAGTCTATCAGGTTTTATAATATTGGCGATAAAACAAGTCCGTATTTAAAGGCTTTGAAAGAATTGAGAGTACTAAACTATACCAGCGGCACCGAAACCAACCTGTTGGCCCTGCTAAACAAGCACCAGTTTGTAAAAAACCAGGAAAACGATTCCCTGGTAGTTTTAAACGGTGCGCAATTAGCCATCCAAAAAACAAAAGGTGCCCCTACCCTAAACGCTCCCGACCATTTGCTGCGCCTGTTTGCCTACAACGATATTATGAAAAAAGTGGGCACAAGTTATTTTAGCGGTAGCTATATACAGCCTGATATTATAAATGAGGCCCAAAAAGCTTATGTAGTTTCGCCGGTATCAAGCCTTATTGTACTGGAAACAAAAAAAGATTATGAACGCTTCGGTATCGACGAAAGCAAGAACAGCCTCAAAAACGCTTCGATGCAATCATCCGGCTCGGTACCCGAGCCGCGCGAATGGCTAATAGTTATAGTAGCCCTTGTAGTTATATGCTGGCTCACTTACAAACCTAAAATTGGCGAGCAAAACAATTTAATATGTTAG
- a CDS encoding DUF2339 domain-containing protein: MDVFILLLLLVILIVQFTQKNSYNEKLNELQDKILSLQQLVKQSIQTKPPTVENPKPYTPPVTERPNVVVTDKIPETPKPAAPPIKPVPAEFIERHEKVIAAPTSVIKRPIMASDTPPPQYQHPEPELSFFDKHPDLEKFIGENLINKIGIAILVLAIGFFVKYAIDNNWIGPVGRVGIGVLCGGILIGLAHAMRNSYRSFSSVLVGGGLAVLYFTITLAYHQFHLFSQTTSFIILIVITCFAVALSLLYNKQELAVIALLGGLSSPFMVSGNQANYHALFIYIIILNTGLLVIAYNKLWRILNITAFVLTILVCAAVIYTLPNAANTTCFLYTSILYLLYFGINVANNVKENKTFIASDFTILLVNTGLYFGAGLYLLTAMQHPELRGLFSAGLGGINLVLSYILFKNKKADANIIYLLIGITLTFLSLTAPIQLHGHNITLFWAAETVLLYWLYQKSKIELMKFTSLIIWIAMLLSLLMDWINVYGSTTLALSVIANKGFITTLVVSVSSCLLATLIAKDENKEIYNVQISINLYKYTALVLLFLSGFFEINHQFLSRYPNTALNNLYLMLYAPAFVYAFYLLSKKLPAIKLNWRISAAILAMCITVYLAFSPQFFDVQYSILVDGKISAMHFAAHWLGFVFVGLLFYQLAMIAKEHIPEVDMITWVLSAAIVLFLSLEVCLANNELFYSRATTINNMETNYIKVGLPILWGLASFALMWLGMRNKVRTLRIVSLTLFTITLVKLFVFDIQNIPPAGKIAAFFCLGVLLLIISFMYQKVKKIIVEDAKPQPNE; encoded by the coding sequence ATGGATGTATTTATTTTGCTGCTGCTCCTGGTGATACTCATCGTTCAGTTTACCCAAAAAAACAGCTACAATGAGAAACTTAACGAACTGCAAGACAAAATACTGAGTCTGCAACAACTGGTTAAGCAAAGTATACAAACCAAGCCTCCCACTGTTGAAAACCCAAAGCCATATACGCCGCCAGTTACCGAAAGGCCGAATGTGGTTGTCACAGATAAAATACCTGAGACGCCTAAACCCGCAGCCCCCCCAATAAAACCCGTACCTGCGGAATTTATTGAACGGCATGAAAAAGTTATTGCCGCCCCTACCTCCGTTATTAAAAGGCCGATAATGGCGTCGGACACGCCACCACCCCAATATCAGCATCCGGAACCAGAACTATCTTTTTTTGACAAACACCCCGATTTGGAGAAGTTTATAGGCGAAAACTTAATTAATAAAATTGGCATAGCCATATTGGTACTGGCAATTGGCTTTTTTGTTAAATACGCAATTGATAATAACTGGATTGGCCCGGTTGGGCGTGTAGGCATTGGCGTGCTTTGCGGCGGTATACTAATTGGCCTGGCTCATGCTATGCGCAATTCTTACCGGTCGTTTAGTTCGGTATTGGTTGGCGGTGGGCTTGCCGTTTTATATTTTACTATAACGCTGGCCTATCACCAGTTCCATTTGTTTAGTCAAACTACATCGTTTATTATACTCATTGTTATTACCTGCTTTGCAGTTGCCTTATCGCTACTTTATAATAAGCAAGAGCTTGCCGTAATAGCTTTGCTGGGTGGCCTAAGCAGTCCGTTTATGGTAAGCGGCAATCAAGCCAATTACCACGCCTTGTTTATCTACATCATCATTTTAAATACCGGTCTGTTGGTTATTGCCTATAACAAGCTATGGCGTATATTAAATATTACCGCATTTGTATTAACCATACTGGTTTGCGCAGCTGTTATTTATACCCTGCCCAACGCGGCTAACACAACCTGTTTTTTATACACCAGCATATTATACCTGCTTTATTTTGGCATTAACGTTGCCAATAATGTAAAAGAAAACAAAACCTTCATCGCATCCGATTTTACAATTTTACTGGTGAACACCGGCTTGTATTTTGGCGCAGGGCTATACCTGCTCACAGCAATGCAACACCCTGAATTACGCGGATTATTTTCGGCAGGTTTGGGTGGCATAAACCTGGTACTATCATACATATTATTTAAAAATAAAAAAGCAGATGCCAATATCATTTACCTGCTTATTGGCATAACGCTAACTTTTTTATCCCTCACTGCGCCAATACAGCTACATGGCCATAATATCACTTTGTTTTGGGCTGCCGAAACTGTGTTGTTGTACTGGCTGTACCAAAAATCAAAAATTGAGTTAATGAAATTTACTTCGTTAATTATATGGATAGCTATGCTGTTAAGCTTATTGATGGATTGGATAAATGTTTACGGTTCAACCACTTTGGCACTTAGCGTTATTGCCAATAAAGGCTTTATAACTACGCTGGTGGTATCGGTTAGTTCGTGCCTTTTGGCCACCTTGATAGCTAAAGATGAAAACAAAGAAATTTATAATGTACAAATAAGCATTAACCTTTATAAATACACAGCATTAGTATTGCTGTTTTTAAGTGGCTTTTTTGAAATTAACCATCAGTTTTTAAGCCGGTATCCTAATACGGCCCTAAATAATTTGTACCTGATGCTTTATGCGCCGGCATTTGTTTACGCGTTTTATTTACTATCAAAAAAACTACCTGCAATAAAACTCAATTGGCGCATAAGCGCAGCTATATTGGCGATGTGCATAACAGTTTACCTGGCCTTTAGCCCACAGTTTTTTGATGTACAGTACAGCATATTGGTGGATGGTAAAATATCCGCTATGCATTTTGCGGCGCATTGGTTAGGTTTTGTATTTGTTGGGTTGCTATTTTATCAGTTGGCAATGATAGCCAAAGAGCATATACCCGAGGTAGATATGATAACCTGGGTACTATCGGCAGCCATTGTACTATTTTTGAGTTTAGAAGTTTGTTTGGCTAACAATGAGCTATTTTATTCCAGAGCTACCACTATCAATAATATGGAAACCAACTATATTAAGGTTGGTTTGCCCATACTTTGGGGACTGGCATCGTTCGCGCTGATGTGGTTGGGTATGCGCAACAAAGTTAGAACCTTGCGTATTGTATCGTTAACCTTATTTACAATTACATTAGTTAAACTGTTTGTTTTCGACATTCAGAATATTCCGCCTGCGGGCAAAATTGCGGCATTCTTTTGCCTGGGGGTATTGTTACTCATCATATCGTTCATGTATCAAAAAGTTAAAAAAATTATTGTTGAAGATGCTAAACCACAACCAAATGAATAG
- a CDS encoding GDSL-type esterase/lipase family protein yields MRRYLIIATSLLLLTNHVNAQSKHDYWDDVQTIKNFDKMYKAPAHPVLFVGSSSIRKWDDVEYTFAQYHALNRGIGGAVINDIIYYADDLIFNYKPRQIVLYVGENDVLSPINNGDTIFNRTLRLYKHIRAQMPGVPIVYISIKPSPSRQKYIQKVIDANKLIKAFLASEKNVVYVNIFDKMVDKEGKPQPELFVADMLHMNRDGYDIWKKAIKPHLLKE; encoded by the coding sequence ATGCGGAGATACCTCATTATAGCAACCTCATTATTACTGCTTACTAACCATGTAAACGCCCAAAGTAAACATGACTATTGGGACGACGTGCAAACCATTAAAAATTTTGATAAAATGTACAAAGCACCCGCGCATCCGGTGCTGTTTGTGGGTAGTTCGTCTATACGTAAATGGGACGATGTGGAATATACATTTGCGCAATACCACGCACTTAACCGCGGCATTGGCGGTGCAGTAATAAACGATATTATTTATTATGCCGACGACCTGATTTTTAATTACAAACCACGACAAATTGTGCTTTACGTTGGCGAAAACGATGTATTGAGCCCCATAAACAATGGCGATACTATTTTTAACAGAACGCTAAGGTTATATAAACATATCCGCGCCCAAATGCCGGGGGTGCCTATAGTTTATATCTCTATTAAACCAAGCCCTTCGCGCCAGAAGTATATCCAAAAAGTGATTGATGCCAACAAACTGATAAAAGCCTTTTTAGCCAGCGAAAAAAATGTGGTTTATGTTAATATTTTTGATAAAATGGTTGATAAAGAAGGCAAACCCCAACCAGAACTTTTTGTTGCCGATATGCTGCACATGAACCGCGATGGTTACGATATATGGAAAAAGGCCATTAAACCACATCTACTTAAAGAATAA